Within the Saccharopolyspora gloriosae genome, the region TGGCCGTCCTCGATGAGCCAGTCGACGAAGGTGTCCAGCGAGACGGCGTCGTCGTGCGGGTTCAGCACGTTGAAGGTCCGGCAGCCCTCGGCCGCCTGCGCGCCGAGCTCGGTGATCGCCGCGGCGGTGAAGTCGACCGGCAGGCCGTCGTAGTGCGCGCGTTCGCCGGACCGGTAGAACGAGGCGGGCGCGATGCCGGTGGCGACCAGGCTCAGCAGCAGGCGGGTGAACATGTCCGGCACGTTCAGCTGCCCGCGGTAGGTGCGGTGCGCCAGGATCATGTCCGAGCGGAACGCGGCGCTCGGCAGGCCGCACAGGTCGTGCGCCTCCCGCAGCAGCACTTCGCCGGCCCACTTGCTCGTGGCGTAACCGCCGGCGTAGCTCTCGTCGAGCCGCCGAACCGGGTTGGTGCTGCGGATGTCGGCGTCCTCGTCGAGCGCCCCGTCCGCGGCACCGCCGGCCACCGCGGCGGTGGACAGGAACGTGACGGGCTTGAGCCGCTTGGTCAGCGCCAACCGGATCAGCTCGGCCGTGCCCGCGACGTTGGGGCCGAACAGCTGGCCGTAGGGCAGCACGTGGTTGACCAGGGCGGCCGGGTGGACGATCAGGTCCACGGTGTCGGCGAGCCTGCTGAACGCGTCCCCGTCCAGGCCCAGCTGCGGTTCGCCGATGTCCCCGGCGAGCACTTCCAATGTCCCGTCGGCCAGTTCCCGGTAGCGCCGGAGCAGTTCGGCGTCGCCGCTGTCGAACGCCGCCTCCAGCCGCTCGGCCGCGGCCGCCGCATCGCTGCCGCGTACCAGGCAGATCAGCTTGCCGCCCGCGGGTGCCAGCCGCTCCAGCCATTCCAGGCACAGGAACCGGCCGAGGTAGCCGTTGGCGCCGGTCAGCAGGACGTTGCGCACGAGACCGTCGGGGCGGGGCAGCGCCGGGGCGGCGGCGAGCGTGCCGGCGTCGATGAACTCGTCCAGGGTGAGGTCGGCGGCCCGGACCTCCGAGCTGTGCTCCCCGTGCACGGCGGCGAACGTGGGCCGCTTCCCCCCGGACTCGCGTTCCGCCTCGATGTAGCGCGCCAGCCGCGCGAGGTCGCAGGCCGGGCTGATGACGACCCCGACCGGCACCTCGATGTCGAAGATCTCCCGCATCAGCTCGGAGAACGACAGCGCGGACAGCGAATCCCCGCCCAGGTCGGTGAAGTGCGCCGCGGCGCTGAGGTCGGTGTCCGCGCAGCCCAGCAGCGCGCGGGCGGCCGAGCTGACCGTCTCCAGCACCGGCCGGTCCCGCCCGGTCCGCCGCAGCTCGCGCAGCTGCTCGAACTGCGCACCGGCGAGTTCGGCGTAGCGCTGTTCCAGGGCCGCGCCGTAGCGCTCCTTCAGCTTGGGGCGCAACGGTTTGTGGCTGTCGGACAGCAGCCCGTTGGCGGCGCTGAACGGCTCGGTCTCGATCAGGAAGTCGCGCGGGATCTCGTAGGAGTTGAGCTCGGCCTCCTTGGCGACCTGCTGCAACGACTCGGCGATCAGCGCCTTGAGCGCTCCGGCGTCCGCACCGGCCGTCGCAGGGGAGTCCTCCGGCACCACCACCGCGAGCAGGTAGGGGCGTTCGCCGTTGCCGTACACGAAGATCTGCCGCACGAGCGGGCTGGCGACGAAGATCGTCTCCAGGCGGGAAACGGCCACGAACTCGCCCTGGGACAGCTTCAGGACGTCCTTGGTGCGGTCGACGAACACCAGCTGGTCGGGGCCGACCTCGGCCATGACGTCGCCGGTCCGGTAATAGCCGTCCGCGTCGAAGATCTCGGCGGTGACCTCGGGCCGCTTGTAGTACCCGGGGATGATCGTGTCGGTCTTGAGCAGCAGTTCCCCGCGCGGATGCGGCGAATCGGTGCGGAAATAGCCGAGCTCGGGGACGTCGGCCAGCTTGTAGTCGATCACCGGCGGGCGCTGCACCACCGAGTCGAGCAGCACCCCGCCCGCTTCGGTGGAGCCGTACCCGAGGTGCACCTCGAGCTGCAGGCAGGATTCGGCGAACGCCTTCATCTCGGCCGACAGCGGGGCGCTGGCGACCATCGCCTTGGCGACCCGTCCGCCCAGGAAGTTCTCCCGCAGGTCCGCCTTGACCGCGGTGTCCAGGTCGCCAGGCTCCCCGGCCCGCCGGTCCAGTTCGGCCTGGTAGCGCTGGAAGAGCATGTCGCACACCCGCGGCACCATCGTCAGCTCGGTGGGGCGGACCAGCGAGATGTCTTCCAGCAGGGTGGACAGGTCGCTGCTGGCGGTGAAGTAGCCGACGCCGCCGCGAGCCAGCGAGGTCATCACCGAGTAGCGGCCCGCGAGGTGGCTCTGCGGCATGTAGTGCACGCCGATCACCGGCACGTCTGCCGAGCCGTAGGTGAACCCGTACCAGGCGGTTCCGACCAGCTTCTGCGTGTACATGGCCCCCTTGGGGGAGCCGGTGCTGCCGGAGGTGTAGATGATCAGGGCGAGTTCGTCCTCGCCCTGCTCGGGGGTGTGCAGCGGCGCGGGCGGCAGGTCGGCTCCGTGGTCGACGAGCGCGGCCAGCGGGTCGAGCAGCACCGGGCTGCCCGCCTCGGCCAGCCGCCACCGGGCGGATTCGAAGGCGTCGTCGTGTTCGGGGACGTCCGGGCGGTGGTCGAACACGATCACGCGCTGGATCGAGGACCCGGCGAGCACGGCTTCGACCGCGGTGTCCAGGTGCTCGACGCTCGCGGCGAGGACGTTCGGCTCGGTCTCCGCGATGATCGGGTTCAGCTGGGACAGCGGCGCGCTGGTTTGCAGCGGCACCGAGACGAGTCCCGAGTGGACGCACGCGAGGTCGAGCGTCACGTAGTCGATGCTGCTGAAGCCCAGGAAGCAGACCCGGTCGCCTGCGCTCAGCGGATGCCGCGGGTCGTGGTACCACTTGCCGGCGACCGCCCGGATTCGCGCCCACAGCTCGCGGTAGCTGATGGTGTCGAACCGCGGCAGCAGCCGCGTCGTCGCCGGTTCCTTCGCCCGTTCGCCGAGGGCCGGGCGATCCCCGTAGCCCTCCAGGAGGGCCGCCATGACCTCGGCGAGTCCCTTGCCGGAACCGTGCTCCGCGACGGCCGCCATGACCTCGGCGATTCCTTCGCCGGAATCATGCACCGCTGCGGTGATCCCCTCCAGTGCTTCGGCCATGATCAACCCTTTCGTAACGTTCCGGTGCGCTGGCGAGCAAAGGGACCGGACACTTCGATTGCTTTCGTCGGCCGGTGGCGCGGGCCGCGTCGGGCAGGTGGGCGACCGCGCCACCTGCCGGGGTTCACCAGCTGACCGGCAGTTCGTGCAGCCCGCGGATGAGGCGGTCGGTCCGCCAGGACAGCTCGTCGACCGGCGCTGCCAAGCGCAGCTGCGGCAGTCGGCGGACCAGCGTTTCGAGCACGATCCGCAGCTCCATCCGGGCCAGCTGCGCGCCGAGGCAGTGGTGCACGCCGTGCCCGAAGGTGACGTGCGGGACCGACCCGCGGTGGATGTTGATCACGTCGGGTTCGTCGAACACCTCGGGATCGCGGTTGGCCACGCCCAATTCGCAGACCACCGCCTCACCGGCGCGCACGGTCGTGCCGCCCAGCTCCAGGTCCTCGGTGGCGATGCGGGTGAAGCCGGCGGTGGCGCTGTTCGAGATGAACCGCGAGAGCTCTTCGACCGCACCGGGGATCAGGCCGGGTTCGGCGATCAGCTCCTGCCAGAGGCCGGGGTGGTTCAGCAGCGTGTAGACGAAGTTGCCGAGCTGGTTGGCGGTCGCCTCGTGACCGGCCGAGAGCAGGCTGACCCCGATGCTGATCAGGTCGTCGTCGCCGAGCCGGTCCTCCTCGTCGGCGATGTTGACCAGCGCGGACAGCAGATCACCGG harbors:
- the car gene encoding carboxylic acid reductase — translated: MAEALEGITAAVHDSGEGIAEVMAAVAEHGSGKGLAEVMAALLEGYGDRPALGERAKEPATTRLLPRFDTISYRELWARIRAVAGKWYHDPRHPLSAGDRVCFLGFSSIDYVTLDLACVHSGLVSVPLQTSAPLSQLNPIIAETEPNVLAASVEHLDTAVEAVLAGSSIQRVIVFDHRPDVPEHDDAFESARWRLAEAGSPVLLDPLAALVDHGADLPPAPLHTPEQGEDELALIIYTSGSTGSPKGAMYTQKLVGTAWYGFTYGSADVPVIGVHYMPQSHLAGRYSVMTSLARGGVGYFTASSDLSTLLEDISLVRPTELTMVPRVCDMLFQRYQAELDRRAGEPGDLDTAVKADLRENFLGGRVAKAMVASAPLSAEMKAFAESCLQLEVHLGYGSTEAGGVLLDSVVQRPPVIDYKLADVPELGYFRTDSPHPRGELLLKTDTIIPGYYKRPEVTAEIFDADGYYRTGDVMAEVGPDQLVFVDRTKDVLKLSQGEFVAVSRLETIFVASPLVRQIFVYGNGERPYLLAVVVPEDSPATAGADAGALKALIAESLQQVAKEAELNSYEIPRDFLIETEPFSAANGLLSDSHKPLRPKLKERYGAALEQRYAELAGAQFEQLRELRRTGRDRPVLETVSSAARALLGCADTDLSAAAHFTDLGGDSLSALSFSELMREIFDIEVPVGVVISPACDLARLARYIEAERESGGKRPTFAAVHGEHSSEVRAADLTLDEFIDAGTLAAAPALPRPDGLVRNVLLTGANGYLGRFLCLEWLERLAPAGGKLICLVRGSDAAAAAERLEAAFDSGDAELLRRYRELADGTLEVLAGDIGEPQLGLDGDAFSRLADTVDLIVHPAALVNHVLPYGQLFGPNVAGTAELIRLALTKRLKPVTFLSTAAVAGGAADGALDEDADIRSTNPVRRLDESYAGGYATSKWAGEVLLREAHDLCGLPSAAFRSDMILAHRTYRGQLNVPDMFTRLLLSLVATGIAPASFYRSGERAHYDGLPVDFTAAAITELGAQAAEGCRTFNVLNPHDDAVSLDTFVDWLIEDGHPIQRIADYDDWLARTTTALRALPEQQRRHSVLPLLDALAQPADGVPGSALPAERFHAAVRAAGPDEDIPHLSADLIRKYVTDLRRLELL